A genomic region of Exiguobacterium sp. Helios contains the following coding sequences:
- a CDS encoding NAD(P)/FAD-dependent oxidoreductase produces the protein MKRIVIIGGGIAGVTAAALLARNGHDVTLCEGSREWGGSAGKFTRKDFTYPVGATLGMGFESGGIHDRVLQHLQIDQPVELLETVMTIKLDGHDIFYYRERDRFIAHLKDQFPEQADAIQHFFDELDRIQRHVRPLMQALPALPLKTLRDARMIVRETKASLPLLPYLARTVGDILRKHQLDGTVFAQLIDGILLDSMQTGKEASALLGAVALSIYHDGAYYVPGGLYQVAERLKAAAEADGATVLLGRKITSVRQTADGFLIEDRRGRLLLADAVIGAVPIEAMQKLVEPSLRLALGRTYKRQADLTQWATFTYYAAIPETIIQEDHAFRQIHDPLLPSGHAFISLSRTGDIERAPIGCRTLTMSCHIPIGQFARDARAQYDRQVEAMQEKFETILEQEFPGFQDQVIERHPGGPGAWVRYTSRPDGGVGGYPQLPSTSLFRAASFRTGVPGLYIIGDTVFPGAGTIGATTSAIHVAREFGVKI, from the coding sequence ATGAAACGGATTGTCATCATCGGAGGCGGAATAGCGGGAGTCACCGCTGCGGCGTTACTCGCTCGAAACGGGCATGATGTGACTTTGTGCGAAGGAAGCCGTGAATGGGGCGGGTCAGCGGGTAAGTTTACCCGCAAAGACTTTACCTATCCGGTCGGTGCGACACTCGGAATGGGTTTTGAGTCCGGCGGTATTCATGACCGGGTGCTGCAGCACCTGCAAATCGACCAGCCTGTCGAATTGCTCGAAACCGTCATGACAATCAAGTTGGACGGGCATGATATCTTCTATTATCGGGAACGGGACCGTTTCATTGCGCATTTAAAGGACCAGTTTCCTGAGCAGGCAGATGCGATTCAACACTTTTTTGATGAACTGGACCGGATCCAGCGACACGTCCGACCGTTAATGCAGGCCTTACCGGCGTTACCGCTCAAAACGTTGCGTGATGCGCGGATGATTGTCCGGGAAACAAAAGCAAGTCTGCCGCTACTCCCCTATCTGGCGCGGACGGTTGGTGACATTCTCCGGAAACATCAGTTGGACGGGACGGTTTTTGCACAACTGATCGACGGGATTTTACTCGATAGCATGCAGACGGGAAAAGAAGCTTCGGCGTTGCTTGGAGCCGTTGCATTGTCGATTTATCATGACGGCGCGTATTACGTTCCGGGTGGACTGTATCAAGTCGCAGAACGTCTGAAAGCTGCTGCTGAAGCGGACGGAGCAACAGTATTGCTCGGTCGTAAAATCACCTCTGTCCGTCAAACGGCGGATGGCTTTTTAATCGAAGATCGGCGGGGACGACTTTTACTGGCCGATGCCGTCATCGGTGCCGTGCCGATCGAAGCGATGCAGAAACTGGTCGAACCGTCATTGCGACTTGCATTGGGCCGGACGTACAAGCGACAAGCTGACTTAACGCAGTGGGCAACATTTACGTATTACGCAGCGATTCCTGAGACAATCATTCAAGAGGATCACGCCTTTCGGCAAATTCACGATCCGCTTCTACCGTCGGGTCATGCGTTCATCTCCTTATCTCGGACGGGAGACATCGAGCGGGCACCAATCGGGTGTCGGACGTTGACGATGTCCTGCCATATTCCGATCGGTCAGTTCGCACGCGACGCCCGCGCGCAATATGACCGGCAAGTCGAAGCCATGCAGGAAAAGTTCGAAACGATTTTAGAACAAGAATTCCCCGGTTTTCAAGATCAAGTCATTGAACGCCATCCCGGTGGACCGGGTGCCTGGGTCCGCTATACATCACGTCCGGATGGCGGTGTCGGCGGATATCCGCAATTGCCGTCGACAAGTTTGTTTCGCGCTGCCTCGTTTCGGACGGGTGTCCCGGGACTTTATATCATCGGCGATACTGTATTTCCGGGTGCCGGAACAATCGGAGCGACGACTTCCGCCATTCATGTGGCCCGGGAGTTCGGTGTGAAGATTTAG
- a CDS encoding DUF445 domain-containing protein produces the protein MQQQLKPKSSTRRLATVSLIFMAVGFIASLPFKENDWVFWLQSGFEAGLVGGIADWFAITALFRHPLGLKIPHTNLLPKNRERVIESIVQMLEKDLLNKESIVEKLRHMTLADRFIKLLRSIVLLPAFRSTVTELLAGILHKLPKEAILKVVDERISDTVKAYPSKRLAERLMGLNEERRLDELAIDQLLGYGQRLLEDPVIRDQIGRLAYHAMIDQEKNTFLRVTAKTVQKVYSEERLSLVIQSVLLSVIEDMKQVHHPNRLAILDHVRRNLAQLTQDEERLAKIDQWKAAEVDRFDLQPVLNRAYTAGIEELKTYLASDSFWENRALPLMNQALNEWDQHPTFKEESDRWMKDQLVRFVDQNHKKIGGLVRENLNRFDTETLIHMIEDKVGNDLQWIRVNGAICGFFIGLILGGIKLFIG, from the coding sequence TTGCAACAACAATTAAAACCAAAATCATCGACCCGGCGTCTAGCGACCGTGTCCTTGATTTTCATGGCAGTCGGCTTTATCGCCTCATTGCCGTTTAAAGAAAACGATTGGGTATTTTGGTTGCAGAGCGGTTTTGAAGCAGGGCTTGTCGGCGGAATTGCAGACTGGTTTGCCATCACGGCATTATTCCGGCACCCGCTCGGATTGAAAATTCCCCATACGAACCTATTGCCGAAAAACCGGGAGCGGGTCATCGAGTCGATCGTCCAGATGCTCGAAAAAGACTTGCTCAATAAAGAGAGTATCGTTGAAAAGTTACGGCATATGACGCTCGCCGACCGTTTCATCAAATTGTTGCGCTCAATTGTCCTGTTACCGGCGTTTCGTTCGACGGTCACGGAACTGTTGGCCGGTATTCTACACAAACTGCCGAAAGAAGCGATCCTGAAGGTCGTCGATGAACGGATTTCCGACACGGTCAAAGCGTATCCATCCAAACGATTGGCAGAACGGCTGATGGGATTAAACGAGGAACGGCGTCTTGATGAACTCGCCATCGACCAATTGCTCGGGTACGGGCAACGGTTGCTCGAAGATCCCGTGATCCGTGATCAAATTGGCCGTTTGGCGTATCACGCCATGATTGATCAGGAAAAAAACACCTTTTTACGCGTTACGGCGAAGACGGTACAAAAAGTCTACTCGGAAGAACGGTTGAGCCTTGTCATTCAATCCGTCCTGCTGAGTGTGATTGAAGATATGAAGCAGGTGCATCACCCGAACCGTCTGGCGATTCTTGATCATGTACGCCGGAATTTGGCGCAATTGACGCAAGATGAAGAGCGGCTTGCAAAAATTGATCAATGGAAAGCAGCAGAAGTTGATCGTTTTGATTTGCAACCGGTCTTGAACCGGGCCTACACGGCAGGAATCGAGGAGCTGAAAACGTACTTGGCATCTGATTCTTTCTGGGAAAATCGTGCTTTACCGTTGATGAACCAAGCGCTGAACGAGTGGGATCAGCATCCGACGTTCAAAGAAGAAAGTGACCGCTGGATGAAAGATCAGCTCGTACGGTTCGTGGATCAAAACCACAAAAAAATCGGCGGCCTGGTCCGGGAAAACTTAAACCGTTTTGATACGGAAACGTTGATTCATATGATTGAAGACAAGGTGGGGAACGATTTGCAATGGATTCGCGTCAACGGCGCGATTTGCGGATTTTTCATTGGTCTGATTCTTGGTGGGATCAAACTATTCATTGGTTGA
- a CDS encoding DNA-3-methyladenine glycosylase gives MWQEQLLLEDDYDFAGIRKRLRGDRLQVEQDGRLFVPLLLPEGNFIGQMEASGPRTLLLSGNGPQKPMVQQLRRRFRLDTTNPSQHLSNTSLSEVVATFGAERLVLDISPFTALIRSIIHQQINLAFAQVLMERFCRTFGTEQDGVIFPPTADRLRKLEPEQLRVLQLSGRKVEYLLGAARAGIDFDRLTEASDATIAETLIALKGVGPWTVQNVLMFGYGREDLFPASDIGILRAFEHLHGTRPSVEEAVSLAEEFAPYRSHAAYLLWRSIE, from the coding sequence ATGTGGCAGGAACAGTTACTGTTAGAAGACGACTATGACTTTGCCGGTATCCGGAAACGCCTTCGGGGTGACCGGTTACAGGTCGAACAGGACGGTCGGTTGTTTGTTCCGCTCTTGTTGCCGGAAGGAAACTTCATCGGTCAGATGGAAGCATCCGGTCCGCGGACACTGCTCTTGTCCGGAAACGGTCCACAGAAACCGATGGTGCAGCAATTGCGCCGCCGGTTTCGTCTGGATACGACGAATCCAAGCCAGCACTTATCAAACACCTCGCTTTCAGAAGTCGTGGCCACGTTCGGAGCGGAGCGGCTTGTGCTGGATATTAGTCCGTTCACTGCACTCATCCGGTCAATCATCCATCAACAAATCAATCTGGCCTTTGCGCAAGTCCTGATGGAACGGTTTTGCCGGACATTCGGAACGGAACAGGACGGGGTGATTTTCCCCCCGACGGCAGACCGGTTACGGAAGCTTGAACCGGAACAGCTTCGGGTACTGCAACTGTCCGGACGAAAAGTCGAGTACCTCCTGGGAGCAGCGCGGGCCGGGATTGATTTTGACCGGTTGACGGAAGCATCCGACGCAACGATCGCGGAGACATTGATTGCCTTAAAAGGAGTCGGTCCCTGGACGGTACAAAACGTTTTGATGTTCGGATACGGACGGGAGGACCTGTTTCCAGCGTCGGACATCGGCATTTTACGGGCGTTTGAGCACTTGCACGGGACCCGGCCGAGTGTTGAAGAGGCAGTTTCACTGGCGGAAGAATTTGCCCCATACCGTAGTCACGCCGCCTATCTGCTGTGGCGCTCGATTGAATAA
- a CDS encoding RicAFT regulatory complex protein RicA family protein: MFMYTDEQIIEKANEIAKMISETSEVERFKAAEANINGNEKVQKMMKQIKFLQKEAVNCQHYGKTEALARVEAKLDKLFAELDEMPVVQQFQESQEEVNGLLQYVTVTISNGITDQIIEATDGDVLAGKTGSGMDAENKSGGCGY; encoded by the coding sequence ATGTTTATGTACACAGATGAACAAATCATCGAAAAGGCCAATGAGATCGCGAAAATGATTTCTGAGACATCAGAAGTAGAACGATTCAAAGCTGCTGAAGCAAACATCAACGGGAACGAAAAAGTTCAAAAGATGATGAAACAAATCAAGTTCCTGCAAAAAGAAGCTGTTAACTGCCAGCATTACGGTAAAACGGAAGCCTTGGCACGTGTCGAAGCAAAACTGGATAAATTATTCGCTGAACTCGACGAAATGCCCGTCGTGCAACAATTCCAGGAATCACAGGAAGAAGTAAACGGACTTCTTCAATACGTGACGGTGACGATTTCAAACGGCATCACGGATCAAATCATCGAAGCGACTGACGGCGATGTCTTGGCGGGGAAAACAGGCAGCGGCATGGATGCAGAAAATAAAAGCGGCGGTTGCGGCTATTAA
- the mutS gene encoding DNA mismatch repair protein MutS, producing the protein MEAVHNTPMMKQYFSIKADYPDAFLFYRLGDFYELFFEDAKQVAHELELTLTAKNGKNAEHPIPMCGVPHHAANGYIEQLIERGYKVALCDQVEDPKLTKGLVKREVVQVITPGTLMSSLTEKENRYLVAVVEQDGRFGIARGDVSTGESALTSVATLDAVAKELSIILPREIIVTTSEHEAALSHLQIPLTQSARRENHPHGDRAIDTAQADAFAVLYAYMHDTQKRSLAHLQPAIVYEAADFMQLEPNTVKNLELVRSARTGDKKGSLLGLLDVTGTAMGGRMLKRWLEKPLLSQHTIAERLDAVEELLAHYFERQQLKDTLREVYDLERLVAKVGYGTASARDLVQLKSTLRLIPRIQAALEELLSDRLGQLALGLDPHDELTDLLDRAFVEAPPISTKDGGMIRTGFDPALDELLVASKDGKTWLATLEASERQATGIKTLKIGYNRVFGYYIEVSRANAKLLPEGRYERKQTLANAERYVTPELKEKEALILGAEEKSITLEYELFCQVRDQVKTHIESLQRVSRRIAELDVLVALAETAERYDYVRPITLTGRNVTIENGRHPVIETVLPRGEYVANGINLNEDREMLLITGPNMSGKSTYMRQFALIALLHQIGSFVPASRAELPIFDQIFTRIGAADDLVSGQSTFMVEMVETQEALTRATDKSLILLDEIGRGTSTYDGMALAQAIVEHIAEHVGAKTLFSTHYHELTVLEDSMPRLANVHVRAVEQDGRVVFLHEVRDGKADQSYGIHVARLADLPDALIARAEVLLSEFEQADERMVVPPKQTTVQAEPVDQLSLFAETDPVRETVQTLDLINMTPLEALNTLYRLQAEARK; encoded by the coding sequence ATGGAAGCAGTCCATAACACGCCGATGATGAAACAATATTTTTCGATTAAGGCCGACTATCCGGATGCCTTCTTGTTTTATCGGTTAGGTGATTTTTACGAATTATTTTTCGAAGATGCGAAACAAGTCGCACATGAACTCGAATTGACGCTGACAGCGAAAAACGGCAAAAATGCCGAACATCCGATTCCGATGTGCGGTGTCCCGCATCACGCAGCGAACGGTTACATCGAACAATTGATTGAACGGGGATACAAGGTGGCGCTGTGTGACCAGGTCGAAGATCCGAAGTTGACGAAAGGGCTCGTCAAACGCGAAGTCGTCCAAGTCATCACACCGGGAACCTTGATGTCATCGTTGACGGAAAAAGAAAACCGCTACCTGGTCGCCGTCGTCGAGCAGGATGGACGGTTCGGTATTGCCCGCGGAGACGTCTCGACCGGCGAAAGTGCCTTGACGAGCGTTGCGACGCTTGATGCGGTCGCGAAGGAGCTGAGCATCATCCTGCCGCGAGAAATCATCGTGACGACAAGTGAACATGAGGCAGCACTCAGCCATTTACAGATTCCATTGACGCAGAGTGCACGCCGGGAAAACCATCCTCACGGTGACCGGGCGATTGATACGGCACAAGCAGACGCCTTTGCTGTGCTCTATGCCTACATGCATGATACGCAAAAACGGTCGCTTGCCCACTTGCAACCGGCCATCGTTTACGAAGCGGCCGACTTCATGCAGCTCGAACCGAATACGGTCAAAAATCTGGAGCTGGTCCGGTCTGCCCGGACCGGCGATAAAAAGGGATCGTTACTGGGACTGCTTGACGTCACGGGTACGGCAATGGGCGGCCGGATGCTGAAGCGTTGGCTCGAAAAACCGTTGCTGTCACAACACACGATTGCCGAGCGGCTGGACGCCGTCGAAGAACTGCTGGCACATTATTTCGAGCGACAACAGTTGAAGGATACATTGCGGGAAGTTTATGACTTGGAACGATTGGTCGCAAAAGTCGGGTACGGGACCGCTTCCGCCCGCGATCTTGTCCAGTTGAAGTCAACGCTGCGTCTGATTCCGCGGATTCAAGCGGCACTTGAAGAATTACTCAGTGACCGGCTCGGACAGCTTGCACTTGGACTTGATCCGCACGATGAATTAACCGATCTGCTCGACCGTGCTTTTGTCGAGGCTCCACCGATTTCGACGAAAGATGGCGGAATGATCCGGACAGGATTTGATCCGGCGCTAGACGAATTACTGGTGGCGTCAAAAGACGGGAAGACGTGGCTGGCGACGCTTGAAGCAAGCGAACGGCAAGCGACGGGGATTAAGACGTTGAAAATCGGATACAACCGCGTCTTCGGTTATTACATCGAAGTATCACGGGCCAATGCCAAACTGTTGCCGGAAGGGCGTTATGAACGGAAACAGACACTTGCGAATGCGGAACGGTATGTGACGCCGGAACTGAAAGAGAAGGAAGCACTGATTCTCGGAGCTGAGGAAAAAAGTATCACGTTGGAATACGAACTGTTCTGTCAGGTCCGTGATCAGGTGAAGACACACATCGAAAGTCTGCAACGGGTCAGCCGGCGGATTGCCGAACTCGATGTTCTCGTCGCTTTGGCGGAAACCGCCGAACGGTATGATTACGTCCGACCAATCACGTTGACCGGCCGGAACGTAACGATCGAAAACGGGCGACATCCCGTCATCGAGACGGTATTGCCACGCGGGGAGTATGTTGCGAACGGCATCAATCTGAATGAAGACCGGGAAATGCTGTTAATCACAGGACCGAACATGTCCGGTAAATCGACGTATATGCGCCAGTTTGCCTTGATTGCCTTACTGCATCAAATCGGATCATTCGTCCCGGCAAGCCGGGCCGAGTTACCGATTTTCGATCAAATCTTCACGCGAATCGGGGCAGCGGACGATTTAGTCAGCGGTCAATCGACCTTCATGGTCGAGATGGTCGAAACGCAAGAAGCGTTGACACGGGCAACCGATAAATCGTTGATTCTCCTGGACGAGATTGGCCGAGGAACGTCGACGTACGATGGAATGGCGCTCGCACAGGCCATCGTCGAACATATTGCAGAGCACGTCGGCGCAAAAACCTTGTTCTCGACCCATTATCATGAACTGACGGTCCTTGAGGACTCGATGCCGCGTCTCGCGAATGTCCATGTCCGGGCTGTCGAACAGGATGGACGGGTCGTATTCTTACACGAAGTCCGGGACGGGAAAGCCGATCAATCGTACGGTATCCATGTCGCGCGCTTAGCCGATTTACCGGATGCCTTGATTGCCCGGGCGGAAGTACTGTTATCTGAATTTGAACAAGCCGATGAAAGGATGGTCGTACCACCCAAACAAACGACAGTTCAGGCGGAACCCGTTGATCAACTGAGTCTCTTTGCTGAGACGGATCCGGTCCGGGAGACGGTACAGACACTGGATTTAATCAATATGACACCACTTGAAGCATTAAACACGCTGTACCGTCTGCAGGCGGAAGCGAGAAAATAA
- the mutL gene encoding DNA mismatch repair endonuclease MutL codes for MGIIRELSDSLANRIAAGEVVERPASVVKELVENALDAGATQIDVELEEAGMKRMTIRDNGHGFYPEDAELAFVRHATSKIKDEHDLFRIKTLGFRGEALASIASVSKVTLKTKREEQEGIQLTLDCGRLTNRSAIAMNRGTELTVEQLFFNTPARLKYLKTTHTELAAITDILNRVAFAHPEVKLYAVHEGKVLIQTNGSGDVRQALASVYGHQTIQGTLVATGTTADYQLTCHLVKPEVTRASKNYITLILNGRSVKNFALTQAVLNGYHTLLPIGRFPIAVIEVTMDPLLIDVNVHPAKREVRLSKEAELCQLIQETIRLTLSRQTLIPKVTPPKPKKDPSTQEKLEFSYVAEPVEELSSRSVWNYPIPKRTEAGNEPVPSGSRIQKPDQSIEVLHEPVPEQVEQPAATGPKFPHLDVIGQLHSSYIVCSGADGMYLIDQHAAQERIKYETYKVMFGRPLEQKQQLLLPYTFEIASDDMRRMEEVLPLLRDVGIELEAFGPQSFIVREVPTWFPSHRQEETIQELMDEALMKRKVDLETYREDAAIMMACKKSIKANHPLNHEMMRQLIVDLAKTEMPFTCPHGRPVIIEWTTYELEKLFKRIM; via the coding sequence ATGGGAATCATTCGGGAACTATCCGATTCGCTTGCGAACCGGATTGCGGCAGGTGAGGTCGTCGAACGCCCTGCCTCCGTCGTCAAGGAACTGGTTGAAAATGCGCTCGATGCGGGTGCGACACAAATCGATGTCGAACTGGAAGAAGCGGGAATGAAGCGGATGACGATCCGCGACAACGGACACGGTTTTTATCCGGAAGACGCGGAACTGGCGTTTGTCCGGCACGCGACAAGCAAAATAAAGGATGAACACGATTTATTCCGCATCAAGACGCTTGGATTCCGCGGCGAAGCCTTGGCGTCGATTGCATCTGTCAGTAAAGTCACCTTAAAGACGAAACGGGAAGAGCAGGAAGGGATTCAGCTGACACTTGACTGCGGACGGCTGACGAATCGGTCGGCGATTGCCATGAACCGGGGGACGGAGCTGACGGTCGAGCAACTGTTCTTTAATACACCGGCCCGACTGAAGTATTTGAAGACGACACATACGGAACTGGCCGCCATCACGGACATTTTGAACCGGGTCGCTTTTGCCCATCCGGAAGTCAAACTGTACGCGGTTCACGAAGGAAAAGTCTTGATTCAGACCAATGGTTCGGGTGACGTCCGGCAGGCACTTGCCAGTGTCTACGGGCATCAGACGATTCAGGGAACGCTTGTCGCAACCGGTACGACGGCTGATTATCAGTTGACGTGTCATCTTGTGAAGCCGGAAGTGACCCGGGCATCGAAAAATTACATCACCTTGATCTTAAACGGACGTTCGGTCAAAAACTTTGCCCTGACGCAAGCCGTTTTAAACGGCTATCACACGTTGTTGCCGATTGGGCGTTTTCCGATTGCTGTCATCGAAGTGACGATGGATCCGTTGTTGATTGATGTCAATGTCCACCCGGCGAAACGGGAAGTCCGTCTGTCAAAGGAGGCGGAACTCTGTCAATTGATTCAGGAGACAATCCGCTTAACGCTCAGCCGGCAGACGTTGATTCCGAAAGTGACACCGCCGAAACCTAAAAAAGATCCGAGTACGCAGGAAAAATTAGAATTTTCCTATGTGGCGGAGCCGGTCGAGGAATTGTCTTCCCGGTCTGTGTGGAATTATCCGATTCCGAAACGGACCGAAGCCGGGAACGAGCCTGTCCCGTCAGGCAGCCGGATTCAAAAACCGGACCAATCAATCGAAGTACTGCATGAACCAGTCCCGGAACAAGTGGAACAGCCGGCCGCGACGGGTCCGAAGTTTCCGCATCTCGATGTCATCGGACAGCTCCATTCGTCTTATATCGTCTGTTCGGGAGCGGACGGGATGTATCTGATTGATCAGCATGCCGCGCAGGAACGGATTAAATATGAGACCTATAAGGTCATGTTCGGTCGTCCGCTTGAGCAGAAGCAACAGTTGTTGTTGCCGTATACTTTTGAGATTGCGAGTGACGATATGCGGCGGATGGAGGAAGTTTTGCCGCTACTGCGTGATGTCGGGATCGAACTCGAAGCTTTTGGTCCACAAAGCTTCATCGTCCGGGAAGTCCCGACCTGGTTCCCGTCGCACCGGCAGGAAGAGACAATCCAGGAATTGATGGATGAAGCCCTGATGAAACGAAAAGTCGACCTGGAAACGTACCGGGAAGATGCGGCGATCATGATGGCATGTAAAAAATCGATCAAAGCCAATCATCCGCTGAATCATGAGATGATGCGGCAGTTGATCGTCGACCTCGCTAAAACCGAGATGCCGTTCACTTGTCCGCACGGCCGACCGGTCATCATCGAATGGACGACGTATGAACTCGAAAAACTGTTTAAACGGATTATGTGA
- a CDS encoding CidA/LrgA family protein, which yields MRSKLLLSVTILLQIVLISCFAMIGDVVSTGLQLPLPGNIIGLILLYLALKSRLLKISYVEHGGRVLLLVMPLFFVPALSGIMDYTVFMRQSGLQVLIILIISSLLTLTGSAFLVDRLARRKEGVDAHE from the coding sequence ATGCGTTCAAAATTATTATTGAGTGTGACAATCCTACTGCAGATTGTCCTCATTTCCTGTTTCGCCATGATCGGGGATGTTGTGAGTACAGGACTGCAGTTGCCGTTACCCGGAAATATCATCGGCTTGATTTTATTGTATCTGGCATTAAAAAGCCGGCTGCTCAAAATCAGCTACGTCGAGCACGGGGGACGGGTCCTGTTGCTCGTCATGCCGCTATTTTTTGTACCGGCCTTATCCGGTATCATGGATTACACGGTTTTCATGCGTCAATCCGGCCTTCAGGTCCTGATCATCCTGATCATCAGCAGTCTGTTGACATTAACCGGATCCGCTTTTCTCGTCGATCGATTGGCCCGACGCAAAGAGGGGGTCGATGCCCATGAGTGA
- a CDS encoding LrgB family protein, with protein MSEGLFWLVLTTLLFGGAFWLYRAFPFVWTLPILTVTAAVIVILSLSGTTHAVYMSGGQYLSRMLGPAITAFAIPLYQVRHHVRKFLPEIALGVGIGTIIALTSDLLLGLLLHLGRTTNLALLPKSVTLPVALAISERSGGTLALTATFVLVTGLVGSIVGPCLMTGLRIRHFVGRGVGLASIAHVMGATKSMSLDQREGAVGLLTMILTAILASVLAPWIIQIVY; from the coding sequence ATGAGTGAAGGACTATTTTGGCTGGTATTGACGACTTTGCTGTTTGGCGGCGCGTTTTGGTTGTACCGGGCGTTTCCGTTTGTCTGGACGCTGCCGATTTTGACCGTGACGGCGGCCGTGATTGTCATCTTATCGCTCAGCGGTACGACGCACGCTGTATACATGTCAGGCGGACAGTATTTATCACGGATGCTCGGACCGGCCATTACAGCATTTGCGATTCCGTTGTATCAGGTCCGGCATCATGTCCGGAAGTTTTTACCGGAAATCGCACTTGGTGTCGGGATTGGAACCATCATTGCCCTGACATCCGACTTACTGCTTGGTCTGTTATTGCATCTTGGCCGGACGACCAATCTTGCTTTGTTACCAAAGTCGGTGACATTGCCTGTTGCTTTGGCGATTTCGGAACGATCCGGCGGCACGCTTGCTTTAACCGCGACCTTTGTTCTTGTGACAGGGCTTGTCGGTTCGATTGTCGGTCCGTGCCTGATGACAGGGCTCCGGATCCGTCATTTTGTCGGACGCGGTGTCGGACTGGCATCGATTGCCCATGTCATGGGAGCGACGAAATCAATGAGTCTCGATCAGCGGGAAGGGGCGGTTGGTTTACTGACGATGATTTTGACGGCAATTCTCGCCAGCGTCCTTGCACCGTGGATCATTCAAATTGTATATTAA
- a CDS encoding AAA family ATPase: MIIWVNGTFGVGKTTAARGLQQRITGSYLFDPELTGQLLRQQLPQENQADDFQDEPLWRRLNLLMLEQLDQGSAVIIVPMTLTNSTYFEEIIGTLRKNGHHVHHVALMASPKTVRRRLRSRFERGQSWGGKQAEDRLRELSHPLFSHHLQTDGMSKQQIVDAIGLVCNLRLLPPRSVRDRIETAGLREIKV, from the coding sequence ATGATTATTTGGGTCAATGGTACATTCGGTGTCGGTAAAACGACGGCTGCCCGAGGATTACAGCAACGAATCACAGGCTCGTATTTATTTGACCCTGAGTTGACAGGTCAACTGTTACGCCAACAGCTTCCGCAAGAGAACCAGGCTGATGATTTTCAAGATGAGCCGCTTTGGCGCCGGTTGAATTTGTTAATGCTCGAACAACTGGATCAAGGTTCTGCCGTCATCATCGTACCGATGACGTTAACAAATAGTACGTATTTTGAAGAAATCATCGGGACGTTAAGAAAAAACGGACACCATGTTCACCATGTAGCATTGATGGCGAGTCCGAAAACCGTCAGACGACGGTTGCGAAGCCGGTTTGAACGCGGACAGTCCTGGGGCGGGAAACAAGCCGAGGACCGGTTGCGTGAGCTTTCCCATCCGCTCTTCTCGCATCATCTCCAGACGGACGGGATGTCGAAACAGCAAATCGTTGATGCCATCGGATTAGTCTGTAATCTCCGGTTATTGCCGCCACGGAGCGTAAGAGACAGGATTGAAACGGCAGGATTGAGGGAAATAAAGGTGTGA